Proteins from a single region of Hermetia illucens chromosome 3, iHerIll2.2.curated.20191125, whole genome shotgun sequence:
- the LOC119653062 gene encoding REPTOR-binding partner, with product MDCEDMIITEEPNLTERKEGGKRGRKPGRKASSEKIDMKAKLERSRQSARECRARKKLRYQYLEELVTDREKAVFALRAELERYKQWSAELDAGRLPEGFQALLEELGMLKQE from the exons ATGGATTGCGAGGACATGATAATTACAGAGGAACCGAATTTGACG GAACGTAAAGAAGGAGGTAAACGTGGACGTAAGCCAGGACGTAAAGCATCGTCAGAAAAAATTGACATGAAAGCTAAATTAG AACGTAGTAGGCAAAGCGCTAGGGAATGTCGTGCACGAAAGAAGTTGCGCTATCAATATCTGGAAGAATTAGTCACAGATCGTGAGAAGGCTGTCTTTGCATTGCGTGCCGAATTAGAAAGG TATAAGCAGTGGAGTGCTGAATTAGACGCAGGACGTTTACCGGAGGGATTCCAGGCACTTCTGGAAGAACTGGGAATGCTTAAGCAAGAGTAG
- the LOC119653058 gene encoding dynein regulatory complex subunit 3: MSQGPKVISEIIHPELEPGVINHEMIRQAIEDNYHKGEAGRLERLEEVEYNSVEVLRLDFQNILRIDHLWVLPNLTKLSLNFNRLDKIENLDTLVALKELDLSFNYIEKIENLDNLKNLEILSLFNNEIELIENLDSLENLIILSLGNNKISTPKGIERFRFLSKLHCLNLEGNPLQEVDGYPLKKYIHAILPNLKYYQYAFIMNEMKEEASALYELQLRQIEENEQEEIELREKRAKAIADEQRLSSSFVENLNEHQLFESLFENDEDGRALRMIGDDAEELIKEYRNDIYAITQQIYQLGLEKHEERLDEIEMFEECVREGQKRAQITGQTTVENFLAEKEDIFSKTKTILKRVEAMAAHNEEADAIEGMEDVEKQLGLFNARMDYTWQQLMEEEVQLFETVEEATAQFDHTIQDLMNQFIEQAQTYFVQLRDVSLNFSDALSEAVTGYITFMSASGAEDKVPQELKECLEDKDAIMNLIAGMRDNHMQKIDAREDRLVSRGRQWVSSLIEEMQKSEIQRNRAKIMEINYFLDQMKESFEQLQADVHEEALKEEGAI; encoded by the exons ATGAGTCAAGGACCTAAAGTAATATCTGAAATCATACATCCCGAACTAGAGCCCGGAGTAATCAACCATGAAATGATAAGACAAGCCATCGAGGATAACTATCATAAAGGAGAAGCCGGTCGTCTGGAACGACTTGAAGAGGTTGAATACAATAGTGTTGAAGTCCTCCGATTGGATTTCCAAA ATATCCTACGCATCGATCATCTCTGGGTATTGCCAAATTTGACCAAgctttcattaaattttaacAGATTGGATAAAATCGAAAATCTTGACACACTCGTAGCACTCAAAGAACTGGATTTATCATTCAATTATATcgagaaaatagaaaatttagaCAATCTTAAAAATCTTGAAATACTATCACTTTTCAATAACGAAATAGAACTCATTGAAAATCTAGATTCACTGGAGAACCTCATTATTCTGAGTTtaggaaataataaaataagcacACCGAAAGGTATTGAAAGGTTCCGTTTCCTCTCCAAATTGCATTGTTTGAATCTAGAAGGGAATCCACTTCAAGAAGTTGATGGTTaccctttaaaaaaatatatccatGCAATACTACCGAATCTGAAATATTATCAATATGCATTCattatgaatgaaatgaaagaagaGGCGAGCGCGTTATATGA ACTTCAATTGCGgcaaattgaagaaaatgaacaagaagaaattgaaCTCCGGGAGAAACGAGCTAAAGCCATTGCGGACGAACAACGATTATCATCAAGCTTTGTAGAAAATCTGAATGAACACCAACTATTCGAATCACTATTCGAAAACGATGAGGACGGTCGAGCCCTAAGAATGATAGGAGATGACGCCGAAGAACTTATAAAAGAATATAGAAACGATATCTATGCAATTACGCAACAAATCTATCAACTTGGGCTGGAAAAACACGAAGAACGCCTAGACGAAATCGAAATGTTCGAAGAATGTGTTCGGGAAGGGCAGAAAAGAGCGCAAATAACAGGGCAAAC AACCGTTGAGAACTTCCTTGCAGAAAAGGAAGACATTTTCTCgaaaacgaaaactattttgaaGCGAGTAGAAGCAATGGCTGCACATAATGAAGAAGCCGATGCAATTGAGGGTATGGAAGATGTTGAAAAGCAATTAGGACTCTTTAACGCCAGAATGGACTATACGTGGCAACAGCTGATGGAAGAAGAAGTTCAACTGTTTGAAACTGTCGAG GAAGCAACAGCACAATTCGACCATACTATACAAGATCTAATGAATCAATTTATAGAACAGGCGCAAACATATTTCGTTCAATTACGTGATGTATCGCTTAATTTCTCGGATGCCCTTTCGGAAGCTGTAACCGGCTACATAACATTCATGTCGGCATCAGGAGCAGAAGATAAAGTGCCCCAAGAACTGAAAGAATGCTTAGAAGATAAGGATGCGATTATGAATCTCATCGCTGGAATGCGTGACAATCATATGCAGAAAATTGATGCACGCGAAGATCGACTAGTATCAAGAGGACGCCAATGGGTTTCAAGCCTGATTGAGGAAATGCAGAA ATCTGAAATTCAACGAAATCGAGCAAAAATTATGGAAATCAACTATTTCCTGGATCAAATGAAAGAATCATTTGAACAACTACAAGCTGATGTTCACGAAGAGGCACTCAAGGAGGAGGGtgcaatttga
- the LOC119653060 gene encoding enoyl-CoA delta isomerase 1, mitochondrial: MSLLKTIRPLNFLVQHRIRNNGFRQMSSGSEKLTSLQVNESTGIAILSMNRLPVNGLNLELLAEIRDALEQLESNKSRGLILTSGSKTVFSAGLDILEMYKPKKERVTEYWKTLQDVWLKLYGSNFPTAAAINGHSPAGGCLLALCCEYRVMCPNFTIGLNETKLGIVAPKWFQASMRNVIPTRIAESALTLGKMFTTDEALKIGLIDEVAKDKAEAIDKCNKFLMEFQKISPTARAMTKQVFRSKDILDLEDNRDQDLQQFLFIVNQPQVQKGLELYLESLKKKQ, from the exons ATGTCTCTTCTTAAGACCATTCGTCCTCTAAATTTCTTAGTTCAACATCGTATTCGGAATAATGGGTTTCGTCAAATGTCGTCTGGAAGCGAGAAACTTACTTCTCTTCAAGTTAATGAATCAACAGGAATTGCTATTTTGTCTATGAACCGATTACCCGTTAACGGACTCAACTTGGAATTACTGGCTGAAATTCGTGATGCGTTAGAACAACTAGAATCGAATAAATCCAGAGGGCTGATACTGACATCG GGGTCTAAAACAGTGTTTTCAGCAGGCCTTGATATCCTGGAGATGTACAAACCAAAGAAAGAACGGGTAACTGAATATTGGAAAACACTGCAAGATGTTTGGTTGAAGCTATACGGATCGAATTTCCCAACAGCGGCTGCTATTAAC GGCCATTCTCCAGCTGGCGGTTGTCTGTTAGCACTATGTTGCGAATATCGTGTCATGTGTCCAAATTTTACGATCGGTCTGAATGAAACTAAATTAGGAATCGTGGCCCCTAAATGGTTCCAGGCTTCAATGCGAAACGTTATTCCAACACGCATTGCGGAATCTGCATTGACTCTAGGAAAGATGTTCACAACAGATGAGGCTTTGAAAATCGGTCTAATCGATGAAGTAGCTAAAGATAAGGCGGAGGCAATTGACAAGTGTAACAAGTTTCTTATGGAATTCCAAAAAATCAGCCCAACAGCGAGAGCCATGACAAAACAAGTATTTCGTTCGAAAGATATTCTAGACTTGGAAGATAATAGAGATCAAGATTTGCAACAATTTTTATTCATAGTCAATCAACCGCAAGTACAAAAGGGATTAGAATTGTATCTTGAAAGTTTAAAGAAGAaacaataa
- the LOC119653061 gene encoding translocon-associated protein subunit gamma, which produces MVQQKTQKSANSMFTKEEELLLQDFSRNVSTKSSALFYGNAFIISAIPIWLFWRIHSMDLLSSAVFFVVVTGLSTYLMAMAYKNTKFQLKHKVAVKREEAVTREVMKQLADDKKMTRKEKDERVLWKKNEVADYEATTFAIFYNNAMYLAIVILISFFVLKTSSPAVNYIFSVGLASGLLALFSTSKAA; this is translated from the exons ATGGTACAACAAAAGACACAAAAGTCTGCAAATTCGATGTTCACAAAGGAGGAGGAGCTCCTCCTTCAAGATTTCAGCCGAAATGTGAGCACAAAATCGTCGGCGCTATTCTACGGCAATGCCTTCATCATTTCGGCGATCCCAATTT GGCTTTTCTGGCGCATCCACAGCATGGATTTGCTATCGAGTGCTGTTTTCTTCGTCGTCGTCACAGGACTTAGCACATACTTAATGGCGATGGCTTATAAGAACACCAAGTTCCAGTTGAAGCATAAAGTTGCCGTCAAACGTGAGGAGGCTGTCACCAGGGAAGTGATGAAACAATTGGCCGACGATAAGAAGATGACCCGCAAGGAGAAGGACGAACGTGTCCTATGGAAAAAGAACGAGGTCGCCGATTACGAGGCAACCACCTTTGCGATCTTCTACAACAACGCCATGTACCTGGCCATCGTGATCTTGATCAGCTTCTTCGTCTTGAAAACTTCCTCGCCCGCCGTCAATTACATTTTCTCCGTCGGTTTGGCCAGTGGCTTGTTGGCGTTGTTCTCCACGAGCAAGGCGGCGTAA